The proteins below are encoded in one region of Helianthus annuus cultivar XRQ/B chromosome 2, HanXRQr2.0-SUNRISE, whole genome shotgun sequence:
- the LOC118485697 gene encoding uncharacterized protein LOC118485697: MGDDKVQTLKWQEFKESFLKYHSPQSAIDKIQEDFLRLRQKDETIDEITNKFLDKVKFCGEIAGTERLRIMHYHAMLKAEYREFVNPSTCATLNELIDWARDREIDLRRQVERGEKRVAEKPTNTNPSKKARYQDQNRKGKTSSGISTCKTCGKHHSECPKLQQGAQKDGKKDESSKARGRMFQLTSDEAKASPDVVSVPLEVEVTDSKSYLLHDIYRNCKILIEDEEFSIDLVPMYMGEFKVVVGMDWLAQNHVEIQCEKKVIHNGGKAYLSYVIQTNRGVSKLEDVNVVNEYPDAFPEDLPGLLPEREVEFKIELNLDAKQVAKAPYREAEHASHLRDVSETLRKEKLYAKFSKCAFSLREVQFLGHIIDADGVHVDPSKVDAVTNWVPPKNPSEIKSFLCLAGYTEDLSRISPR; encoded by the exons ATGGGTGATGACAAAGTACAAACGTTAAAATGGCAAGAGTTCAAGGAGTCATTTCTGAAATATCATAGCCCACAATCCGCGATTGATAAGATTCAAGAAGACTTCTTACGTCTTCGACAAAAGGATGAAACGATTGACGAAATAACTAATAAGTTCCTTGACAAGGTGAAATTTTGTGGGGAGATAGCGGGGACTGAGAGGTTGAGAATCATGCATTATCATGCTATGTTAAAGGCTGAATATCGGGAGTTCGTAAATCCCTCCACGTGTGCAACGTTGAATGAATTAATCGACTGGGCAAGAGATAGGGAGATCGATCTAAGAAGGCAGGTTGAACGGGGAGAGAAAAGGGTGGCGGAGAAGCCTACCAACACAAACCCATCGAAAAAGGCAAGATATCAAGATCAAAACAGGAAAGGGAAGACAAGTAGTGGGATTTCGACTTGCAAGACATGTGGGAAACATCATTCAG AATGTCCAAAACTCCAACAAGGGGCACAGAAAGATGGAAAGAAGGATGAGTCTTCCAAGGCTCGTGGGAGGATGTTCCAGTTAACCTCGGATGAAGCTAAGGCTAGCCCAGATGTTGTTTCAG TACCCTTAGAAGTGGAAGTTACTGATAGCAAAAGCTATTTGTTACATGATATTTATAGAAACTGTAAGATCTTAATCGAAGATGAGGAATTTAGTATAGATCTTGTCCCGATGTACATGGGGGAATTTAAAGTAgttgtaggaatggattggctagCCCAAAACCACGTTGAAATTCAATGCGAAAAGAAAGTCATTCAT AACGGAGGTAAGGCGTATCTATCTTACGTGATTCAAACCAATCGAGGTGTTTCAAAGCTTGAAGATGTGAATGTAGTGAACGAATATCCGGATGcgtttccggaagatttaccggggCTTCTGCCCGAGCGGGAAGTAGAATTCAAGATAGAGCTTAACCTGGATGCAAAACAGGTAGCTAAAGCTCCTTACCG TGAAGCAGAGCATGCTTCCCACTTACGTGATGTATCGGAAACTCTTCGCAAGGAAAAGttatatgcaaagttctcaaagtgtgccTTTTCTCTTAGAGAGGTACAGTTTTTGGGTCATATAATCGATGCGGATGGTGTCCATGTGGACCCATCCAAAGTAGATGCGGTAACGAATTGGGTACCCCCGAAGAATCCAAGCGAAATAAAAAGTTTTCTATGCTTGGCTGGGTATACAGAAGATTTATccaggatttctccaagatag